In one Thermanaerovibrio velox DSM 12556 genomic region, the following are encoded:
- the fliF gene encoding flagellar basal-body MS-ring/collar protein FliF, protein MDRFKEQLERLKVFFGGLQRWQRYSIVGAGALVLASLVLLAAMSGKTSYDPLFSGLSMEDQGAVVEYLKEQKIPFKVDPSANAILVPRKNVYEARIALAQMGIPRGGVVGFEIFDQPKMGMNDFQQRVAYSRALEGELSRTISKIDAVEEAKVNIVIPEQRLFLEEQKPSTASVLVRLKPGREIGQEQVRGIVNLVARSVEGLNPEDVTVVDTSGKVLSDLIQDDSLIYTSGSDGRAVSSVQRELERQQEQEMERKVRVMLEKVFGPGKAVVRVRVELDFDKKSSTRREFIPGPDGKGVVRSQQNTEESYVGPGTPPGGAPGTTTNIPGYVVNQNQTGNVEYNKTDTVTNYDITTQESQTVATPGSVKRLSASVIVDGELDDAKAQGLRQTVAAAIGLDESRGDRLVIQAMKFDTTLADQMMAQLEAERRQRLIGAALVGLLVLAVAAGAGFLWYKRRRLAALARLVPQEGGERAPSLKELLENPELMTAQGELAILEEQLRLYASNNPEEVANLIKNWLAEDI, encoded by the coding sequence ATGGACCGTTTTAAGGAGCAGCTGGAGCGCCTCAAGGTTTTCTTCGGGGGGCTTCAGCGATGGCAGAGGTACTCCATAGTTGGGGCCGGGGCGTTGGTCTTGGCCTCTCTTGTGCTTTTGGCAGCCATGTCTGGGAAGACCAGCTACGATCCGCTTTTCTCCGGGCTCAGCATGGAGGACCAGGGGGCGGTGGTGGAGTACCTTAAGGAGCAGAAGATACCCTTCAAGGTGGATCCCTCCGCCAACGCCATACTGGTGCCAAGGAAGAACGTTTATGAGGCCCGGATAGCCCTGGCGCAGATGGGGATCCCCCGGGGAGGGGTGGTGGGTTTTGAGATATTCGACCAGCCCAAGATGGGGATGAACGACTTTCAGCAGCGGGTGGCCTATTCCAGGGCCCTTGAGGGGGAGCTGTCGAGGACCATATCCAAGATAGACGCGGTGGAGGAGGCCAAGGTTAACATAGTCATACCGGAGCAGAGGCTTTTCCTGGAGGAGCAGAAGCCCTCCACCGCTTCGGTTTTGGTTCGTCTTAAGCCTGGGAGGGAGATAGGGCAGGAGCAGGTGAGGGGTATAGTCAACCTGGTTGCCCGGAGCGTAGAGGGGTTGAACCCCGAGGACGTCACTGTGGTGGACACCTCTGGCAAGGTCCTGTCGGACCTGATCCAGGACGATTCCCTGATCTACACCTCCGGCTCCGACGGCAGAGCGGTGTCGTCGGTGCAGCGGGAGTTGGAGCGGCAGCAGGAGCAGGAGATGGAGCGCAAGGTCCGGGTTATGCTGGAGAAGGTCTTCGGCCCCGGCAAGGCGGTGGTCCGGGTGCGGGTTGAGTTGGACTTCGACAAGAAGAGCAGCACCCGCAGGGAGTTCATCCCTGGTCCGGACGGCAAGGGGGTTGTGAGGAGCCAGCAGAACACCGAGGAGAGCTATGTGGGGCCCGGCACACCTCCGGGTGGAGCGCCGGGGACCACCACCAACATACCGGGCTACGTGGTTAACCAGAACCAGACCGGCAACGTGGAGTACAACAAGACCGACACGGTCACCAACTACGACATAACCACCCAGGAGTCCCAGACGGTGGCCACCCCGGGTTCCGTCAAGCGGCTTTCCGCGTCGGTGATAGTTGACGGGGAGCTGGATGATGCAAAGGCCCAGGGGCTCAGGCAGACCGTGGCGGCGGCGATAGGTTTGGACGAGTCTAGGGGGGACAGGCTGGTGATCCAGGCCATGAAGTTCGACACCACCCTGGCAGATCAGATGATGGCCCAGCTGGAGGCGGAGCGCCGCCAGAGGCTCATAGGGGCTGCTCTCGTGGGGCTTTTGGTGCTGGCGGTGGCCGCAGGGGCGGGGTTCCTCTGGTACAAGCGGAGGCGCCTTGCGGCGCTGGCCAGGCTGGTCCCCCAGGAGGGTGGAGAAAGGGCTCCGTCCCTCAAGGAGCTGCTGGAGAACCCGGAGCTCATGACCGCCCAGGGGGAATTGGCTATACTGGAAGAGCAGCTTAGACTTTACGCCTCCAACAACCCGGAGGAAGTGGCCAACCTGATAAAGAACTGGTTGGCGGAGGACATCTAG
- the fliG gene encoding flagellar motor switch protein FliG — MAKAKDLRGREKAAIFLVAIGPEVSAQVYRHLDDATIELLTLEIANMRKITPETKLEVLKEAQEIIMAREFMTQGGVDYARKLLEQALGPERAQDILRRITASLQVRPFDFVRHADPSQLISFIQGEHPQTIALILSYLSPEQAGQVLGGLPPSSQWDVARRIARMDRITPEVLREVERVLERKLSTVMGQDFTMAGGVDAVVAIINRVDRGTERNIIEALEEQDPELAEEIKKRLFVFEDIMGMDDRSLQRVLREVDMKDLALALKGATEELKVKFFRNMSKRAADMLKEDMDFMGPVRVRMVEEAQQKIVNIVRSLEEAGEIVIARGGEEELVV; from the coding sequence ATGGCCAAGGCCAAGGACCTGAGGGGCAGGGAGAAGGCTGCCATATTCCTGGTGGCCATAGGGCCGGAGGTGTCCGCCCAGGTTTACCGTCACCTGGACGACGCCACCATAGAGCTTCTTACCCTTGAGATAGCCAACATGAGGAAGATAACCCCGGAGACCAAGCTCGAGGTCCTCAAGGAGGCCCAGGAGATAATAATGGCCCGGGAGTTCATGACCCAGGGGGGCGTGGACTACGCCAGGAAGCTTCTGGAGCAGGCCTTGGGTCCCGAGAGGGCCCAGGACATCCTGCGGCGGATCACCGCCAGCCTGCAGGTGCGCCCCTTCGACTTCGTGCGCCATGCGGACCCGTCGCAGCTCATATCCTTCATCCAGGGGGAGCATCCCCAGACCATCGCGCTCATACTGTCTTACCTTTCGCCGGAGCAGGCGGGGCAGGTTTTGGGCGGGCTTCCCCCGTCGTCTCAGTGGGACGTGGCCCGGCGCATAGCCCGGATGGACCGGATAACCCCGGAGGTGCTTCGGGAGGTGGAGCGGGTGTTGGAGAGGAAGCTCTCCACCGTCATGGGACAGGACTTCACCATGGCGGGAGGTGTGGACGCGGTGGTGGCCATAATAAACCGGGTGGATCGTGGCACCGAGCGGAACATCATAGAGGCCCTGGAGGAGCAGGATCCGGAGCTGGCGGAGGAGATAAAGAAGCGGCTCTTCGTGTTCGAGGACATCATGGGCATGGACGACCGGTCCCTGCAGCGGGTGCTGCGTGAGGTGGACATGAAGGACCTCGCCCTGGCGCTGAAGGGTGCCACGGAGGAGCTGAAGGTGAAGTTCTTCCGCAACATGTCCAAGCGGGCGGCGGACATGCTGAAGGAGGACATGGACTTCATGGGGCCCGTCCGGGTGAGGATGGTGGAGGAGGCCCAGCAGAAGATCGTGAACATAGTGCGGTCCCTGGAGGAAGCGGGAGAGATCGTCATAGCCAGGGGTGGAGAGGAGGAGCTGGTTGTCTAG
- a CDS encoding FliH/SctL family protein, translating to MSSSRHRLLKAVRVLPEAVRIGAKARPSEDPLKGCPESPEHQSSAPSEEDLLRERIALLEEELRRASDRAAALEGELVSLKLRQEEEREAFLREAALKIQEARSRAEAEAREEGFRQGREEGLKSAREEMERLYLLKFQEALEMAERFHKSLEEEREALLGLLVPQMVRLWEKTLSRMLLDRVRMDEGAALRVLKGVLAKISDRERLLIYLNPDDHRSVEGALGELGDLLRGNRHLEVVPDPDVDKGSCIVETNLGVYDARWRTQLEQVGLQVSSLLFGGDEVEGD from the coding sequence TTGTCTAGCTCCCGTCACAGGCTGTTGAAGGCGGTCCGGGTTCTGCCCGAGGCGGTCCGGATAGGTGCAAAGGCCAGGCCTTCGGAGGATCCCTTGAAGGGGTGTCCGGAGTCCCCGGAGCATCAAAGCTCTGCTCCGTCGGAAGAGGATCTTTTAAGGGAGCGGATAGCCCTTCTGGAGGAGGAGCTCAGGAGGGCTTCGGATAGGGCGGCAGCCCTGGAGGGGGAGCTTGTGTCCTTGAAGCTCCGCCAGGAGGAGGAGCGGGAGGCGTTCCTTAGGGAGGCGGCCCTTAAGATCCAGGAGGCCCGTTCCCGTGCGGAGGCGGAGGCCCGGGAGGAGGGCTTTAGGCAAGGACGGGAGGAGGGCCTTAAGTCCGCCAGGGAGGAGATGGAGCGGCTTTACCTGCTTAAGTTCCAGGAGGCGCTGGAGATGGCGGAGCGCTTCCACAAGTCCCTGGAGGAGGAGCGGGAGGCGCTGCTCGGGCTTTTAGTGCCCCAGATGGTGAGGCTGTGGGAGAAGACCCTTTCCAGGATGCTCCTTGACAGGGTGCGGATGGACGAGGGGGCGGCCTTGCGGGTCCTCAAGGGGGTTCTCGCCAAGATAAGCGACCGGGAGAGGCTTCTCATATACCTCAACCCCGATGACCATAGGAGCGTAGAGGGGGCGCTTGGGGAGCTGGGGGATCTGCTGAGGGGCAACCGGCATCTGGAGGTGGTACCGGATCCCGACGTGGACAAGGGCAGCTGCATAGTGGAGACTAACCTTGGGGTGTACGACGCCCGATGGAGGACCCAGCTGGAGCAGGTGGGGCTTCAGGTGTCGTCCCTCCTCTTCGGGGGGGACGAAGTTGAAGGGGATTGA
- the fliI gene encoding flagellar protein export ATPase FliI, with protein sequence MKGIEIFKALEGRLDRTELIRLNGRVVQVVGLVIESQGPDVQVGDLCEISFRNRRNPLKAEVVGFRDDRVLLMPLGDLNDIGPGCDVAALGPTLGVHVGEDLLGRILDGLGNPIDDLGPVGASEFYPLYASPPHPLRRQMIDRPLSVGVRVIDGLLTLGQGQRVGIFAGSGVGKSVLLGMMARNTEADVNVIALVGERGREVREFVDRDLGAEGLKRSVVVVATSDQPPLVRLKASLTATAVAEYFRDQGANVLLMMDSVTRVAMAQRDVGLAIGEPPATKGYTPSVFAFLPRLLERSGAGERGSITAIYTVLVEGDDMNEPVADTVRGILDGHIVLSRSLAARNHYPSVEVGRSVSRVMPSIVSEEHLRAAGRVRELLAVYEEAQDLINIGAYKAGSNPRIDWALEHLEEVRNFLRQGMHERSGFDETVSRLLELAPF encoded by the coding sequence TTGAAGGGGATTGAGATTTTCAAGGCTCTTGAGGGCCGGCTTGACAGGACGGAGCTCATAAGGCTCAACGGCCGGGTGGTCCAGGTGGTGGGGCTTGTTATAGAGTCCCAGGGGCCGGACGTGCAGGTGGGGGATCTGTGTGAGATATCGTTCCGGAACCGCAGGAACCCCCTTAAGGCCGAGGTGGTGGGTTTCCGGGATGACCGGGTGCTTCTCATGCCCCTCGGGGATCTTAACGACATAGGTCCCGGGTGCGACGTGGCGGCTTTGGGCCCCACCTTGGGGGTGCACGTGGGGGAGGACCTCCTGGGTAGGATCTTGGACGGCCTTGGGAACCCCATAGACGACTTGGGCCCCGTGGGGGCCAGCGAGTTCTACCCCCTTTACGCTTCCCCGCCGCACCCGCTGAGGCGTCAGATGATAGATCGTCCCCTTTCGGTGGGGGTTAGGGTGATAGACGGCCTTTTGACGTTGGGTCAGGGGCAGAGGGTTGGCATATTCGCCGGCTCAGGGGTTGGCAAGAGCGTGTTGCTGGGCATGATGGCCCGAAACACCGAGGCGGACGTTAACGTCATAGCCTTGGTGGGTGAGCGGGGCAGGGAGGTCCGGGAGTTCGTGGATCGGGACCTTGGGGCCGAGGGGCTTAAGAGGTCCGTGGTGGTGGTGGCCACGTCGGATCAGCCGCCCCTGGTAAGGCTCAAGGCGTCGCTCACCGCCACAGCGGTGGCGGAGTACTTCCGGGACCAGGGGGCCAACGTGCTGCTCATGATGGACTCGGTCACCCGTGTGGCCATGGCCCAGAGGGATGTGGGGCTTGCCATAGGGGAGCCCCCCGCCACCAAGGGTTACACCCCGTCGGTGTTCGCGTTTCTCCCCCGGCTTCTTGAGCGCTCCGGGGCCGGAGAGCGGGGGAGCATAACCGCCATATACACCGTTCTGGTGGAGGGGGACGACATGAACGAGCCAGTGGCGGACACGGTGCGAGGCATCCTGGACGGTCACATAGTCCTGAGCCGTTCCCTGGCGGCTAGGAACCACTACCCTTCGGTGGAGGTGGGACGCAGCGTGAGCCGTGTGATGCCGAGCATAGTTTCGGAGGAGCACCTGAGGGCGGCGGGGAGGGTCCGGGAGCTCCTGGCGGTTTACGAGGAGGCCCAGGACCTCATAAACATAGGGGCCTATAAGGCGGGGAGCAATCCCAGGATAGATTGGGCTTTGGAACACCTGGAGGAGGTCCGAAACTTCTTAAGGCAGGGGATGCATGAGAGAAGCGGCTTCGATGAGACCGTGTCAAGGCTTTTGGAGCTCGCGCCCTTTTGA
- a CDS encoding flagellar FliJ family protein: MRQRIARFERIYRTYEAELDQRRSELARRREEEEAFRRRIRQLEEDRSRAEEDFRSLCGTVSARDLWMMRSSIDSAEDRVRSASEDLERCLCEIERTVEAIRESHRGLKVLENYMGRLRSRLSAEESAAEQALLDEIALRRNGVGGAA; this comes from the coding sequence ATGAGGCAGCGGATAGCCAGGTTTGAGAGGATTTACAGGACCTATGAGGCGGAGTTGGACCAGCGGCGGTCCGAGCTCGCCAGGCGCCGGGAGGAGGAGGAGGCCTTTCGCCGGCGGATACGCCAGCTGGAGGAGGATCGCTCCAGGGCGGAGGAGGACTTTAGGTCCCTGTGCGGCACCGTGAGCGCCAGGGACCTTTGGATGATGAGGAGCTCCATCGACTCCGCGGAGGACCGGGTTCGTTCCGCCAGTGAGGACCTTGAGAGGTGCCTTTGCGAGATAGAGCGGACCGTGGAGGCCATACGGGAGAGCCATAGGGGGCTTAAGGTGCTGGAGAACTACATGGGGCGTCTTAGGTCCCGTTTGTCGGCGGAGGAGTCTGCGGCGGAGCAGGCCCTTCTTGATGAGATCGCGCTTCGCAGGAACGGGGTTGGAGGTGCCGCATGA
- a CDS encoding lytic transglycosylase domain-containing protein has translation MRPEGCIEGVLGRIREIESRFGIERRPAGEAVSFEEVLSKAQGDLGDPSLPEGDVDVPSSVAERLERWEPELRRLCDRYGVDPDLARAVMRHESGGREDAVSSAGAIGLMQLMPGTARALGVDPRDPVRNLEGGIKYLAQLLERYGGDVERALAAYNAGAGRVDAHGGVPPIPETQRYVRNVLALYRKYDRGGSM, from the coding sequence ATGAGACCCGAGGGGTGCATTGAGGGGGTCCTTGGAAGGATAAGGGAGATAGAGTCCCGGTTTGGGATAGAGAGGAGGCCCGCGGGGGAGGCCGTGTCCTTTGAGGAGGTGCTCTCCAAGGCCCAGGGGGACCTTGGGGATCCGTCCCTCCCGGAGGGGGATGTCGATGTGCCTTCCAGCGTGGCGGAGCGGCTTGAGAGGTGGGAGCCGGAGCTGAGGCGCCTGTGCGATCGGTACGGTGTGGACCCGGACCTTGCAAGGGCGGTGATGAGGCATGAGTCCGGAGGTCGGGAGGACGCGGTGTCCAGCGCGGGGGCCATAGGGCTCATGCAGCTCATGCCCGGTACCGCCAGGGCCTTGGGGGTGGATCCGAGGGACCCGGTGAGGAACCTGGAGGGGGGTATAAAGTACCTGGCCCAGCTCCTTGAGCGCTACGGCGGGGATGTGGAGAGGGCCCTGGCGGCTTACAACGCAGGGGCCGGGAGGGTGGACGCCCACGGGGGGGTGCCTCCGATACCGGAGACCCAGAGGTATGTGAGGAACGTGTTGGCCCTGTACAGGAAGTACGACCGGGGAGGTAGCATGTGA
- a CDS encoding MotE family protein — MILFVGAALGLHFSGALDLRGVLFSAIYRIPKVGAPLGAALGIPSTYAMSAQDRRMMEIRLMEENLAKMKAELDREKTAVEVVSDDLNRRSLQVAKLQEELQARLKELALSDDTKPQARLESLEEVLKTYRDMSPRNAAQIIGKMDEDLAVEILSRLPNDQAAKILGRMDADRAARLTERLAMMKKKP, encoded by the coding sequence TTGATCTTGTTCGTTGGTGCCGCCTTGGGGCTTCATTTCTCCGGTGCCTTGGACCTTAGGGGGGTCCTTTTCAGCGCCATATACCGGATACCCAAGGTGGGGGCGCCGCTGGGTGCCGCTTTGGGCATCCCTTCCACCTACGCCATGTCCGCCCAGGACCGCCGCATGATGGAGATCCGGCTCATGGAGGAGAACCTGGCTAAGATGAAGGCGGAGCTGGACCGGGAGAAGACGGCGGTGGAAGTGGTTTCCGATGACCTAAACCGCAGGTCCCTTCAGGTGGCGAAGCTCCAGGAGGAGCTTCAGGCGAGGCTAAAGGAGCTGGCCTTGAGCGACGATACAAAACCGCAGGCTCGTCTGGAATCGCTGGAGGAGGTCTTGAAGACCTACAGGGACATGTCCCCCAGGAACGCGGCTCAGATAATAGGGAAGATGGACGAGGACCTGGCGGTGGAGATACTCTCCAGGCTGCCTAACGATCAGGCGGCCAAGATACTGGGACGCATGGACGCGGACCGGGCGGCGAGGCTGACGGAACGGCTTGCCATGATGAAGAAGAAGCCTTGA
- a CDS encoding flagellar hook-length control protein FliK encodes MGDLSVFPLDQGMMNLGESARPFGGKPSLEGGGGSSGGDENPFVSALGEALAEGGAGGSDGVLGPFAFDGHLQGAQPQVVESPPQLRKGLAVGGLGFKGPLRQFFFNPVIDVKGEELPDGGPEGGEGELTSPSGGEVSSPERDIPACFVKAGDVPGEAAEGLKGGDGLPLFARGADAPTRGDGVKLVDAENDKEEGDPVGARLSLFIRALEEMERAKVLPAAGPDRSFGVSGALSEPMVGVPGSAEGHGGLGDLSAGPSGGSVADGALASWGSGAYGGTDVDLPVAHEGLSESRGLAAGLKDFPPRGLSKRGSGEDSAGLQGLSEPSRASRKDRPVPHGEASLPFHPQQSGLNGAINPASSPGAWPVRLGYTGEAALGEGLVRVFREVASGANRATVVVEPPSLGRVEVQLLLDGGELSARIRVENRELLGLVQAQSQRLKESLEAQGLQVSGLSVDLRNDERRPKEGPLEGRKRSSLGIRGDGEEAEDVPVFRVDLRNGLLHWLA; translated from the coding sequence ATGGGTGACCTTTCGGTTTTCCCGTTGGACCAGGGGATGATGAACCTCGGGGAATCCGCGCGACCCTTCGGGGGTAAGCCTTCCTTGGAGGGCGGCGGGGGTTCGTCCGGTGGGGATGAGAACCCTTTCGTAAGCGCCTTGGGGGAGGCCCTTGCCGAGGGCGGTGCAGGCGGGTCCGATGGGGTGCTTGGACCCTTTGCTTTTGATGGCCATCTGCAGGGCGCCCAGCCCCAGGTTGTTGAGTCCCCTCCTCAGTTGCGCAAGGGTTTGGCGGTGGGGGGGCTCGGCTTTAAAGGTCCTCTTAGGCAGTTCTTCTTTAACCCCGTAATCGACGTAAAGGGTGAGGAGCTCCCGGACGGGGGTCCCGAGGGGGGTGAGGGAGAGCTTACCTCCCCCTCGGGGGGGGAGGTAAGCTCTCCGGAGCGGGACATCCCCGCTTGTTTCGTCAAAGCCGGTGATGTGCCAGGTGAAGCGGCGGAGGGTTTAAAGGGGGGGGATGGCTTGCCCCTTTTTGCCCGTGGTGCGGATGCGCCGACCCGGGGAGATGGAGTTAAGTTGGTTGATGCCGAGAATGACAAGGAGGAGGGCGATCCCGTGGGGGCCAGGCTCTCCCTCTTTATACGTGCCCTGGAGGAGATGGAGAGGGCCAAGGTGTTACCCGCGGCGGGGCCGGATCGGTCCTTTGGGGTGAGCGGGGCCCTTTCGGAGCCGATGGTGGGTGTTCCTGGTTCTGCCGAGGGGCACGGGGGCTTAGGAGATCTCTCGGCGGGACCCTCTGGGGGATCGGTTGCCGATGGGGCCTTGGCCTCATGGGGCTCCGGGGCTTACGGGGGAACAGACGTTGATCTACCGGTCGCCCATGAGGGGTTATCGGAGTCCAGGGGGTTGGCCGCTGGTTTGAAGGATTTTCCCCCTAGGGGCCTCAGCAAGAGGGGATCGGGGGAGGACTCGGCGGGGCTTCAAGGCCTTTCGGAGCCCTCTCGCGCTTCGAGGAAGGACAGGCCCGTGCCTCATGGGGAAGCATCTCTGCCATTTCATCCCCAGCAGTCGGGGCTTAATGGGGCGATAAACCCCGCATCTAGCCCGGGGGCTTGGCCGGTGCGGCTTGGTTATACCGGTGAAGCCGCATTGGGAGAGGGATTGGTTAGGGTTTTCCGGGAGGTTGCGTCCGGGGCTAACAGGGCGACGGTGGTCGTGGAACCCCCCTCCTTGGGCCGGGTTGAGGTTCAGCTCCTGTTGGACGGAGGTGAGCTTTCCGCCCGGATAAGGGTTGAGAACCGGGAGCTTTTGGGGCTGGTGCAGGCCCAATCCCAGAGGCTGAAGGAGTCGTTGGAGGCCCAGGGGCTTCAGGTATCAGGCCTTTCAGTGGACTTGAGGAACGATGAACGTCGTCCCAAGGAGGGCCCCTTGGAGGGCAGGAAGAGATCCTCCTTGGGGATCCGCGGGGATGGAGAGGAAGCAGAGGATGTCCCGGTCTTCAGGGTTGACCTTAGGAACGGGCTTTTGCACTGGCTTGCATGA
- the flgD gene encoding flagellar hook assembly protein FlgD, whose translation MADGVNGVSGSAWDVGADKQRTTKTELGKDDFLKLLVAQLTHQDPLDPLKDKDFIAQMAQFSALEQQVNIAKGIENLAKMSMASAVNYVGRTVGYAGDDGSEAAGVVQFVEMKDGAVTLHLKDGKSVPLEKVQYVG comes from the coding sequence ATGGCTGACGGGGTTAACGGGGTAAGCGGAAGCGCTTGGGATGTCGGGGCGGATAAGCAGCGGACCACCAAGACGGAGCTGGGGAAGGACGATTTCTTGAAGCTTCTGGTTGCGCAGCTCACCCATCAGGATCCTTTGGATCCGCTTAAGGACAAGGACTTCATCGCCCAGATGGCCCAGTTCTCCGCGTTGGAGCAGCAGGTGAACATAGCTAAGGGCATAGAGAACCTGGCTAAGATGTCCATGGCCTCTGCGGTTAACTACGTGGGGCGCACCGTGGGCTACGCGGGGGATGACGGCTCTGAGGCCGCAGGGGTGGTGCAGTTCGTGGAGATGAAGGACGGGGCTGTGACGCTTCACCTTAAGGATGGGAAGTCCGTCCCCCTTGAGAAGGTGCAGTACGTGGGATGA
- a CDS encoding flagellar hook protein FlgE — protein sequence MLRSLYSGVTGVKGHQTYLDVVGNNIANVNTTGFKKSNVLFQDLLYQNVRGAMSPDAGQGRGGINPMQIGLGSLVGAVETIHTQGTMQYTGNRNDFAVSGDGYFVVKNGADTLYTRAGSATLDSGGNLVMAGSGYMYQGYKMEKDPTDPTKYIEGPLGGINIPVGQKLEARKTQLGGYRCNLDSRVKSHLPMGITGNDSSVKIILGANTYTLNNIAEGGTVGNFLTLTDGTNSVQLGFPAGGPTVDPTSLLPNLTQVSVAGAFTGASYDPSTGKLTVTDGTNTSTVDLASMMDFEVLIVRDSSNNVYRYLTEFNDVAANGYKELVLWGPDASSGNASTRFSLTVPTKNDGTFDLSAAQNILAAAQSPSGNALTVQATTDGLGLVVKDGATTVATLNNRLSSIHTSKMDIYDSLGNPHTLEVSWEKVDNNQWRWRAFLPDETGITLTNNTGVINFDSQGKIEGVSEFDVTINFAALGAEDSTVRLDFSGKSFGKEAIEGVTQYGSAFTTKAYYQDGYPMGVLQDYAVSSDGTVQGVYSNGQRQPLYKMALALFANPQGLTKEGSTVFAESANSGIAQIVKPMEGGAGRIMGSNLEMSNVDLSQEFVNLIVAQRGFQANARVITTSDQVLEELINLKR from the coding sequence ATGTTAAGGTCCCTATATTCTGGAGTCACCGGTGTCAAGGGGCATCAAACCTATCTGGACGTGGTGGGAAACAACATAGCCAACGTGAACACCACGGGTTTTAAGAAGTCCAACGTCTTGTTCCAGGACCTTCTGTATCAGAACGTGAGGGGTGCCATGTCCCCCGATGCTGGCCAGGGTCGGGGCGGCATAAACCCCATGCAGATAGGGTTGGGCAGCCTGGTTGGGGCGGTGGAGACCATCCACACCCAGGGTACCATGCAGTACACCGGCAACCGCAACGACTTTGCGGTGTCCGGTGACGGTTACTTCGTGGTCAAGAACGGGGCGGACACCCTCTACACCAGGGCGGGATCGGCGACGTTGGACTCGGGGGGCAACCTGGTGATGGCGGGATCCGGGTACATGTATCAGGGGTACAAGATGGAGAAGGACCCAACGGATCCCACCAAGTACATAGAAGGTCCCCTGGGGGGTATAAACATACCGGTGGGTCAGAAGTTGGAGGCCCGGAAGACCCAGCTTGGGGGGTACCGCTGCAACCTGGACAGCCGTGTAAAGTCGCACCTTCCCATGGGTATAACCGGCAACGATTCTTCGGTGAAGATAATCCTTGGGGCCAACACCTACACGCTCAACAACATAGCGGAGGGGGGTACGGTGGGGAACTTCCTGACCCTCACGGACGGGACCAACTCGGTGCAGCTTGGGTTCCCCGCCGGGGGGCCCACTGTGGATCCCACGTCGCTGCTCCCCAACCTAACCCAGGTTTCCGTGGCGGGGGCTTTTACCGGCGCCTCTTACGATCCCTCCACGGGGAAGCTCACGGTCACGGACGGCACCAATACCAGCACGGTGGACCTTGCTTCCATGATGGACTTTGAGGTTCTGATCGTGAGGGATTCCTCAAACAACGTTTACAGGTATCTGACGGAGTTCAACGACGTGGCCGCCAACGGCTATAAGGAGCTGGTTCTGTGGGGGCCTGATGCCTCATCGGGCAACGCATCCACCAGGTTTTCCCTGACGGTGCCCACTAAAAACGATGGTACCTTTGACCTCAGCGCCGCTCAGAACATACTTGCCGCCGCCCAATCTCCAAGCGGCAACGCGTTGACGGTTCAGGCCACCACTGACGGGCTGGGCCTTGTGGTGAAGGACGGGGCCACCACCGTGGCCACCTTGAACAACCGGTTGAGCAGCATTCACACCAGCAAGATGGACATATATGACAGCCTTGGGAATCCCCATACGTTGGAGGTCTCCTGGGAGAAGGTAGACAACAACCAGTGGAGGTGGAGGGCTTTTCTGCCCGACGAAACGGGGATAACGCTTACCAACAACACCGGGGTTATTAACTTTGACTCCCAGGGGAAGATAGAGGGGGTTTCGGAGTTTGACGTCACCATAAACTTCGCCGCCTTGGGCGCCGAGGACTCCACGGTGAGGCTGGATTTCAGCGGTAAGTCCTTTGGGAAGGAGGCCATAGAGGGGGTTACTCAGTACGGGTCCGCCTTCACCACCAAGGCCTACTATCAGGACGGTTATCCCATGGGGGTGTTGCAGGACTATGCGGTGAGCTCCGACGGCACGGTTCAGGGGGTTTACAGCAACGGTCAGCGTCAGCCCCTTTACAAGATGGCTTTGGCGCTGTTTGCAAACCCCCAGGGGCTTACCAAGGAGGGTTCCACGGTGTTCGCCGAGTCCGCCAACTCCGGCATAGCCCAGATAGTGAAGCCCATGGAGGGAGGCGCGGGGCGCATCATGGGGAGCAACCTGGAGATGTCCAACGTGGACCTGTCCCAGGAGTTCGTGAACCTGATAGTGGCCCAGAGGGGGTTCCAGGCCAACGCCAGGGTGATAACCACTTCGGACCAGGTGTTGGAGGAGCTCATCAACCTCAAGAGGTAG
- a CDS encoding flagellar FlbD family protein has translation MIELTRFGGGRFVLNSDLIEAVEANPDTVVTMVNGHRYVVKETPGDIIEKVVEFKRRVFEVIPR, from the coding sequence TTGATAGAGCTTACTCGTTTTGGAGGAGGCCGGTTTGTGCTGAACAGCGACCTTATAGAGGCGGTTGAGGCGAATCCTGACACGGTGGTCACCATGGTGAACGGCCATAGGTACGTGGTTAAGGAGACTCCGGGGGATATAATAGAGAAGGTTGTGGAGTTCAAGCGAAGGGTTTTCGAGGTCATCCCTAGGTGA